ACATTTGAAATTTATTAATAGGCTTTtagttattttctttttggttctttaaagttagtaattgggggatTGGGGGGATTGGGTGTGCAAAGAATGAATGGTTATAGGAACATGGTCAGTAATTGCAAGTAGTTGAAAGAAGAAAACATTGAATTAGATGACATAAGCAACAGAAGAGAAAAGATGACAAAACACTTTACATAGTTTCATATGACCGCTGTTTTGAAGCTGATTACATAACATTGCACTTGTAATGATtacaaaagaccatcccaaacTATTACACTGAAAAAACATGAGAGAAACACTTCACATAAATTTATATAACAGCTATTCTGAAGCTGACtgaaaaaacatgacaaaacactTTACATAAATTCATATAACAGCTGTTCTAAAACTGATTCACCTCATCTTAAATCTGCTGAAGCTGGACTATAAATAAGGCATTTCTCTTATTTTAGTTCTCAAAGATGTGAAAAAAAAAACAGCAGCCTGAAAAGTAAACCTCCTTCACATATTGATAACTTCTTTCTTTCATTCTTGCTCACGTGACACAGTCGGTAGACACAGGGCATTATTTAAAGCTACACAGACTGAATCTCCAACCAAATCCTTATCGAGTTCAAGGATTGTGGACTCCGCATTATTTTCCAATCCACGTGCTTTGACGATTACTTAGAAAATCTTTATAAAAACTCGCCAACAACAAGTCTTCATCAACAAGGAACATTTTCTCTTTTTTCACAATCGAGTGGAGAAATTCATGGAGAAAATACAGCACAAGCATGTCGATGTTGGGGAACTGAAATTACATGTTGCAGAGATTGGATCAGGTATTTCTCACTCTGTTCAAGGTTTTTTAATGTGCTCTTAGCTTATTGTTCTTATAATGTACCTTAATGAGATCTGATTGCAGGTCCAGATGTGCTGTTGTTGCATGGCTTTCCAGAAATTTGGTACTCATGGCGTCATCAGATGATTGCCTCAGCAAATGCAAGATTTCATGCAATTGCCCCTGACTTCAGAGGCTATGGACTCTCTGATCAGCCTTCCCAAATAGAGAAAGGCAACTCTGTAGATCTGGTGGAGGACATGACCGGCCTTCTTGATGCCTTTGGCATTGAGAAAGTCAGTACCCAAAACTCTATTCAATGAATTTATAGGTCTTTGATAATCTGTAAATCCCTAACTCAGATCCAAAATGCCTGCTTTCCTGAGTTTTACAGGTATTTGTTGTGGCCAAGGATTTTGGAGCAAACATTGCATATTATCTGTATCTCCTGCACCCTGAGAGAGTGCGAGGCATTATAACATTGGGTGTACCTTATTTGGCACCAGGTCAAGACAGTGTTCAGTTGGATTTGTTTCCACAAGGATTTTATGTTAGACATTGGAAGGTCTCGTTCTCTCTCCCCTGTTTCTGCATCTTAATGTCAGCCCTAAAATTGTCCTGTTTactgatggattttctttttgGGTTTATAATAGGAGCCCGGAAGAGCCTTGGCAGATTTTGGGCGTTTTGATGTAGAAGCAGTGGTAAGGAATATATATACCCTTTTCTCTGGAAGTGAAGTGCCAGTGGCAGAGGAGGGTAAAGAGATCATGGACCTCTATGATCCTGCAACTCCATTGCCATCTTGGTTTACTAAGGATGACCTGAAAACATACTCAAGCCTGTATGAAAAATCTGGTTTTGCTTTCCCTATGCAAGTTCCCTACATTTCTTTGATGAGGTAAATCTTAGATACAATTGTTTTCTTTTTGACTTTGAAACATTTAGTAAGGATGTTCTATCATACAACTTACATTCTCTGCAATTTGGATGATAATTGCAATACAGCAACTGGGTTAAATTGGCTGAGTTAACAGATTATACCATTAAAGTTCCAGCACTTCTAGTAGTGGGTACCAAAGATTATGTGCTCAAATTTCCAGGAATGGAGTATTATATCAACAGTGATATCATGAAATCTCAAGAGCCCAATCTGGAGGTCAGGTTTTTCCCAGAAGGGAGCCATTTTGGTCAAGAGCAATTTCCTGAGGAGGTGAATAAGCTTCTTCTTGGCTTCCTCAACCAGCAGCTGTGATGCCAAAATACTTCATGATCAGGCATAGTCGCCCCAATGGTCATATTCCAAATAAATTGAAGATACTTCAAATAATGTAAACTAATTTCAAATAAATTGGACTTTGaagaaacaaatttgaaaaatctaGGTTGTATTTTGGATTGTGTTCCAAAGTATATGGATTTATTTCGATAATGAATTAACCCATTTTAAATTTGTGTTTCAAAGTATACGGATTTATTTCAAATAAATCAGTATAATGAATTGATTCAATTTAAATTAACTAAAATTGTCTAGACTAAATTGTAGTGATTTATGGGGTTACAAGATCCACCCCATACCTGCACCATGTGAAGAGTACAACAATGGGAAATATTCTATTTTTGTGATTGAATAATGTAACAACATTTGAGATTCCAAGGCTAGTTCTTTATAGGTTTCCAGCATTTTCTAGTTCTTTATAGGTTTCCAGCATTTTTCTACTATTTTTATCTTATAAAGAAATGAATAGATAAATAATGGAAAACTGATACTAATCTACAAACATGATGGTCAAGATTAGGATTTTCTATGTATCAGTGAGATATGATAAAAACACGTGATCTAATCTAATCAATAGAAGGTAAATTGGGCATATTATTAGTAATACAAAATATATATGttcatccacaaataataacaTAAATAGGTTAAAAAGCTTCTCCAAAATTCATATATTAATACTTCAAATCCATACACATCTATAAACTACAAAAGGTCACATGCTCTACACAAACTCAAGGTTTGGTTTTAGACTCAATGAATGGAGAAATACTAAGAAATAAACATCACAAATAAGGGTTGCTACAAAGCACAACCTTGTAATACTAAATCTCCGTCAAGTAGGAAGCTCTTATTTGTAACATCTATTTCTACACATGGCATGTAAAATTGATATTATGTTTTGGGTAGCTAAGTAGACTTGGATTATTTGTATTAAGATCTTCACTTGATGCATAAGATTGTCTTCATTAAGTCTATAGTGGAGCATAAATTTGTATGTGTAATTATATGTCATATGCTAAAAAATGAATACAACCTTACTTACACCCTTGAACTATAGAAATATtgttgaaataatttatttattagacACTTACCATTGCTTGTCTCCTCCAATCCTTAGTTACCGATAGAGTTCATCAATTGATCATCATGTCTTTAGCCTAATACTTTCATTTCTATCATCTCAAAATGTCAAGGGTTGCATGATCATCCACCTCATCCATAATCAACCAATCCTAATATGCTTAAATACTTGTACTTGATCAATAAATAAAAACTTTTTGTGTCCACTAAGTTTGTTCCCATCCAATAATAATGTCTCATTCACACATTGCATACTCGCAATGTGACAATAGAAACTAGGACTTGTGCCAACTTGCCAATGTGCCACTATTCTTAGAGCTCTTGATTTACAACATTCTTTTCAAGCCCTAAGAACCCTTGAGAGCCACGTGATCAACTTCCCATTAGTGGTCATCAAATAGGCTTTACTATCCCAAGAATTCACAACACTCTAATATACTATGAAATGAGAAGGCAATGTCTTTATTGTATATTTTCAACTTTTGTCAGGTGATGGTAGTTAATCATATCATTAGATGGTTCTCACTACCCATGAAAGATTAGATGGTTCTCACTACCCATGAAAGTTTATTGCCTCTAACAATTTTTAACACTTCTAGGACGGTATGATTTAGAATCATCAATGATGATCATCAACTATGGTTTATTATTATTATCACCCCTATGCTAGAAAAACTTATCAAATATCAAAGAAACTCAACCCAAGttcatataaataataatatatgctCATACATCCCAAACACAAAAATGAATAAGCAATATAAAATACTTCAACTTGTAGTAGCTCTAATGGGATTTTCTATTAGTACAAAAGAAAGGGAACTTAGTAAAATGTATCCATTGGGCAACATATTCCTCtataataaaaatttcaaaattggaacAATGATTGATTGCATGAAAAAGATCATAAATTTTACATGGCTACCTATAACTCTTTCCAATCATTCTTAAAGGGCACATAGAGCTTCAAGAAAGATTGAAATACCTTTCCAGGTTTAATTATGTCCCTATAAGAGAAACTCTAGATTCTATTAACTATGCTTATTAGCTATACTTCTAACTACACTAGAACGCAACTTTGAAAATCTTTAGTGTGACTTTGACCAATCATGAAAGGTTGTTTGATTATTTATATTGTTGTTAGGTAGAACTGCATAAAAACCTATTCTTTGGTGACActtcaaaattatttttctaagtTTAGCAATCCTTATTGAATTATAACTCTCTTCACTACTCATAGATAATATAAAACTTCTAAAATTTATATGATAGAATTAAGAACAATTTTATATTGGTAGTACTATCTAAACATTATTTCAAtcttatttaaatataaatttttgaGTTATGAATTGAAATTGTCATGTTGCATGATCATAAGGGTGTACATTCTAAATTATTGATATGCAAGGACTTCTTAAAGTGTATAGTAGGTGTTTGATTACTACATTACTAGCTATATATATAGGTTGCACCCAAACACATAATGGGACACTTAAGTAAGAGGACACAAAATGATTGACCATTTTACATTATGGCATGCTTATATTATGAAATACACTTATCTATTTGAAGTTAAATTATCATATTGCATTACCATAAGGTTGTAAATGTTAAATTATTGTCATGTAAGGACTTCTTGGAGTGTATAATAGatgtttttattattaaattactaCCTTGAAAAATATATAAATTGCTCCAAAACACACAATGGGTCACTCTGAGGGTCACTCATATAGGAACACGTGTAATGCCAAATTTACATTATGACATGTTTATATTATGGCATTTACTTATGTATTTGAGAGTACCACATGATCACATGTATGATGTAACATTGACATGTATTTATCTTTACTTTTACTTATACACATGTGTATTTGACTTATTTACATGCATATAATGACATGTACTTGTGTATAGTTGAGATTGACTTTAATTTTTTATATAGATGTAGTGCCATAAATTGTatccccttacaatttcacactatTTTTTGAACCTTGCTTTAGTGAGCTCTCTCCTAGCTCACTTTAAGCTTATTCTTGACCTATCacatccaaaaaaaatcatatgatTAGATCTTATGTCCTAGGTTTAGATACTCTACAACTGCCTTTCTTTTGACTTTTTTTGAGTGGCCTATGGCACCTATCTCCCTAGCCCTACTAGACTATGGCACCTAGTGCCCTAAAAGCGACCCAAATTCAGACATGTGCAAGTGTTGGTTCCCACCATTTTTATCTAATCATGATATTTTCACTTGATCATTGGAAGTTGATGTAAAAAAGGAAATGCCTTGTGAACCTTATATTAAGAAATCCTTGCACATCCTATTCTATCAATCAAGTTCCTAATCATTGAACAAGCATTATTGAGCAAGTGTCTTTAGATTTGAGCATTATGGAGTAGCAAGCTACAACAACCTACATGcaagtatgttttcatgattgatcttgttatgtcttgtcatgtcatgttattgcatcaacactttaaAAACTTATCTAAAGAGAATAGCATCATCACCATTATCAATCCTAAGGTAATATCATTTCAATTCTAATTTAGCCCCCACCCTTCTAAGGGCAAGCTCTTTTTTTTGTCATCATTattgttgtggaggtggaaacacaaaaATGGGGTTTTACTTAGGAAAGCCCTTGTACAACACAATATTTTTTCTCATGAATATCTTTAATTAGTGATGAGTGGAGAGGAGTGGCAAGCAGAGCAGcgagcgggaaattcaaatttcaaatctgggtATGGCAAAATTCATGGGGATGACAGTCTTTCTGCAATTGGAGCTGGTAATCATGCTGGTCCCCAGACTTCTCAGGGTACTGAGGGGGACAAGGCGACAATCAAATCGatggaagataaagattccaagactggggacccacatgatagaggtaaagaaaagaaatggttTGCTCTTTTTGGAGTGAGGCCTTTGGTGAAATCTAGTCTTCTGGAAGTTAAAAACATCTCTGATCCGGCGATAGGGGTTTTTGCTATATCTATTACGGATAAGCTGGTTGATTTCACTATGTCTGGCTTAGCTATGACCTTGGTTGGACGATTTGTtggttttagacctaacattgatgttgtaaggaactttataaggaggaaatgggttctcaaaggtcaagtggatgtggcagctttgcctaggttttttttttcctttgcttttaataatgaagaagatatgaataaagcacTTTGTGAAGGGCCATGGACGTTCggcaagtcaaccttggctttacagaaatgggctcctaacctccCTCTGGATGATTCCTTTTTTGTGTCGGCGCCTGTGTGGATGCGTCTCCTTGGCCTTCCATTGGAGTtttggaatgaggaggtctttaaagggatcacaggatcatttggtgaacttctttTGATCGACCTGATGACAacagctaaatcaaggttggtttttgcttgtatttgtgttaatgttaatcaaatgatggatatacCTCAATCTATTGAGATTCTGTCTAatttggggaaatggacccaagtgattgaatatgaatctctcccgtttgtttgttttcattgtaaaaagtcgggtcattgggcgaaatcttgcccgcttaagaagagtaagattggtaaaaatgatagcaactcgaagcagaaatggcaaatgaaagggaagaatgatgatccaCCTTCAAAGGTTGTCCCCGAGAAGGAAGTGACCGAGATGGAAAACGAGGAAAAGAAGGGTGTGAATAGTAACAATGAAAAATTAGTTTGTGCCTGTTCTAACagtcaaaaagaaagtaacaaggaggaagagCATGGGAAAGAAGAAAAGGCTCAAAAATTTGAATCAGAGTATCAGAAGGTTGGTCCTATCATCCAGGCTAAAGATGATGAGAGTTCCTATGATGATGCTTCTgcttcatctaataataaagaaaatgaggaagactttaatgaagcgcaGGACTGTAATATTTCAGATACTGagcctttgttgttattaaccaatggaagtcctaagcaGACTGGAAATATGATCCTGAACTCCCAATGAAAAACTCCTCCTAAAAGTTTGGAAACGGTGGCtcttgagggaaatcttaggattttcggtattaaagaaggcaagtcaaataatggaggacctAATGGAAGTATTTCAaccagaagcaagaataagaaagtggcagatgttggaagtcacagCAAAAAGCAGGGGGGaccctctctaaagaatcaaagggaacaggaaagttggaagaaccgtgctgatggagcacaaagctccattgagtcagccttatccccggttaaagtatgaagataatttcatggaatattagagggttgaatgcccctcataagtaggatgtgttgcgtaatattgtaagagatcataaactgaatgtagtccttattcaggaaactaagatgtgaaaggataaagtggaaaggattagaatattcaaaagtaatggggtaattggaacaagttcggagggtgcttctggaggtacaactatcttttggaaccagaatactattataggtaaggaaattgcttcaaGGGTCAATGGGATCTCAGTCTTGCTTGAGcacattaaggataactttgtctaggttatcactaatgtctatgcgcctaattcTAAGGTTGgaagaactaaattttggaggagcTTGGCTGAAGATAGACTAAGTTTTGTTGATAAAAGCTtgatgattatgggagatttcaatacccctttaaaagaggatgaaaagatgggaggcctcctTTTACAActggagggaagacaagatcttatggattttattaatgatcaagctttgatggatgtggatctcaaagggattaattacacttggaccaattaTAGAACTAGTTTTGATCTTATTTAAGTAAGGTTGGATAGATCCCCTATTTCTCCTAATTGgatttctaagtataattgttctttggcatCAATCATTAAGATTGGTTATGATCATTGCCCTATTTCTTTCACTACCAATTCAACTTCTGCAAAGcgaaattttccttttagatttgaaaaagcttggttatCCCACCCATCTTTGGAAGtctatgttgttgaatggtggaatTCAGAGATTGAGGGAACAACCTTATTCAGAGTTGCCAAAAAGCTTAATATCATAAAAGCCAAAGTTAAAATCTAaaacaaagagacttttggagatatctttaaaagtaaagctcaaattaagattgatattaaagaagttcaagataaaattcaagaggaagggctttctgaggatttgagaaatgttgaaaatgggttgctgtctaaataccatgaaatcatctctaatgaagaaactttttggagacaaagatcaagagctttgtatttgaaggaaggtgataaaaacacccgaTTTTTCTACA
This genomic stretch from Cryptomeria japonica chromosome 8, Sugi_1.0, whole genome shotgun sequence harbors:
- the LOC131857451 gene encoding uncharacterized protein LOC131857451 — translated: MEKIQHKHVDVGELKLHVAEIGSGPDVLLLHGFPEIWYSWRHQMIASANARFHAIAPDFRGYGLSDQPSQIEKGNSVDLVEDMTGLLDAFGIEKVFVVAKDFGANIAYYLYLLHPERVRGIITLGVPYLAPGQDSVQLDLFPQGFYVRHWKEPGRALADFGRFDVEAVVRNIYTLFSGSEVPVAEEGKEIMDLYDPATPLPSWFTKDDLKTYSSLYEKSGFAFPMQVPYISLMSNWVKLAELTDYTIKVPALLVVGTKDYVLKFPGMEYYINSDIMKSQEPNLEVRFFPEGSHFGQEQFPEEVNKLLLGFLNQQL
- the LOC131857815 gene encoding uncharacterized protein LOC131857815 yields the protein MSGEEWQAEQRAGNSNFKSGYGKIHGDDSLSAIGAGNHAGPQTSQGKNDDPPSKVVPEKEVTEMENEEKKGVNSNNEKLVCACSNSQKESNKEEEHGKEEKAQKFESEYQKVGPIIQAKDDESSYDDASASSNNKENEEDFNEAQDCNISDTEPLLLLTNGSPKQTGNMILNSQ